One Planctomycetota bacterium DNA segment encodes these proteins:
- a CDS encoding DUF3352 domain-containing protein: MSAKSAAVVALALSAAVSFTGEPAEPTTLEKLVPADAVALVQATDVGRLAAAFDQSALAEAVKASRLLSYLRTAGGAAADFAATLLSGLPAAEFRACLGSHAALALLDFTDAADLRQRVPLVLLAEMADAKRMEGQLLAQLQLLGLLRGDIAITRQEQAGATVHELGLPNGARLAFAFRDGVLIAGGHEGVSALLATLAAGKPRLVADPTYQAVRQGLATPAGLVAYANLRALLQRLAPGADPAQIRPLQVLGIGGAQAVGLAMDFSGRQLRERLFLRLEGPPAGLLRLLTAGEPAATAAGQFVPQGYTAVLSMAARDVGLWDRLRTALMDIQGPAAADFLETVGTHLEQQLGIHPKKGLFDTLGDELFLAIDLTQLPKFYGAGHQPKPQEVPLLLGARLRDEATLKETSDRIAGNQPLWEKGIQRTATHYDGTSVYTFRLPMNPELRLSHAVVKDRFLFSLRPDPIVAALTAHKAGKVFAPAESAPAHLTLQVNDAQLLAAILACIRSDLPEAAAPLLSEADKVFASLHGYRATLRRQPDGVAFEACSDIGTAGTLLAALLMFDQGNAIIARRVESDFDQIGAALEAYRAKRGAYPETLDQLVPDFLPALANDRFEPARPYGYSRGRPGADGQFPDAWLLTSVGPDKRPDIPVEQFDPPVWSARRHTQDPEEIERIKRVVYRFRPEQFPDERKNDDEGDLVRMGGKGLAAQPQAPAPPPARKDGATKREDF; the protein is encoded by the coding sequence ATGAGCGCGAAGTCGGCTGCCGTGGTTGCCCTGGCGCTGTCGGCCGCTGTCTCGTTCACCGGCGAACCCGCCGAGCCGACCACCCTCGAGAAGCTCGTGCCCGCCGATGCAGTGGCCCTCGTGCAAGCCACGGATGTGGGCAGGCTGGCCGCGGCCTTCGACCAGAGCGCCCTGGCTGAGGCCGTGAAGGCGTCGCGACTGTTGAGCTACCTCCGCACGGCGGGAGGCGCCGCCGCCGACTTTGCGGCCACGCTGCTCTCAGGTCTGCCCGCCGCCGAGTTCCGCGCGTGCCTGGGCTCGCACGCGGCCCTCGCGCTCCTGGACTTCACGGACGCGGCCGACCTGCGCCAGCGGGTGCCACTCGTGCTTCTGGCCGAGATGGCCGACGCGAAACGAATGGAGGGGCAACTCCTTGCACAACTCCAGCTCCTGGGCCTCCTGCGCGGCGACATCGCCATCACACGGCAGGAGCAGGCGGGAGCCACGGTGCACGAGCTGGGTCTGCCCAACGGCGCCCGCCTTGCATTCGCTTTCCGGGACGGCGTGCTCATCGCGGGCGGACACGAGGGGGTGAGCGCCCTTCTCGCCACGCTCGCTGCTGGCAAGCCGCGCCTCGTGGCCGACCCCACCTATCAGGCCGTTCGCCAGGGGCTGGCCACGCCGGCGGGCCTGGTCGCCTACGCGAACCTGCGGGCACTGCTTCAGCGGCTCGCCCCGGGGGCCGACCCCGCACAGATCAGGCCGCTACAGGTCTTGGGCATCGGGGGCGCACAGGCCGTGGGCCTGGCCATGGACTTCAGCGGGCGCCAGCTCCGCGAGAGGCTGTTCCTCCGCCTCGAAGGCCCGCCGGCCGGGCTCCTGCGCCTGCTCACGGCCGGCGAGCCGGCCGCAACAGCCGCGGGCCAGTTCGTGCCGCAGGGCTACACCGCCGTCCTCTCCATGGCCGCGCGCGATGTGGGCCTCTGGGACCGCCTCCGCACCGCGCTGATGGACATCCAGGGCCCCGCCGCCGCCGACTTCCTGGAGACGGTGGGCACTCACCTCGAACAGCAGCTCGGCATCCATCCGAAGAAAGGCCTCTTCGACACGCTCGGCGATGAGCTGTTCCTGGCCATAGACCTCACCCAGTTGCCGAAGTTCTACGGCGCCGGCCACCAGCCGAAGCCGCAGGAGGTGCCGCTCCTGCTCGGCGCGCGCCTCCGCGACGAGGCCACGCTGAAGGAGACCTCCGACCGCATCGCCGGCAACCAGCCGCTCTGGGAGAAGGGCATCCAGCGCACCGCGACCCACTACGACGGCACCAGCGTCTACACGTTCCGCCTGCCGATGAACCCCGAGTTGCGCCTCTCGCACGCCGTAGTCAAGGACCGGTTCCTCTTCTCGCTGCGGCCCGACCCCATCGTCGCGGCCTTGACCGCGCACAAAGCGGGCAAGGTGTTCGCCCCAGCAGAGTCGGCGCCCGCCCACCTCACGCTCCAGGTCAACGACGCCCAGCTCCTCGCCGCCATCCTGGCCTGCATCCGCAGCGACCTGCCCGAGGCCGCGGCGCCGCTGCTCTCCGAGGCCGACAAGGTCTTCGCCAGCCTCCACGGCTACCGCGCCACCCTGCGCCGCCAGCCCGACGGCGTGGCGTTCGAGGCCTGCTCCGACATTGGCACTGCGGGAACTCTCCTCGCCGCCCTGCTGATGTTCGATCAGGGCAACGCCATCATCGCCCGGCGCGTGGAGTCCGACTTCGACCAGATCGGCGCGGCCCTGGAAGCCTACCGAGCGAAGCGCGGAGCGTATCCCGAGACCCTGGACCAGCTCGTGCCCGATTTCCTCCCCGCCCTGGCCAACGACCGCTTCGAGCCGGCCCGCCCCTATGGCTACAGTCGCGGCCGCCCAGGGGCCGACGGCCAGTTCCCCGATGCCTGGCTCCTCACCAGCGTCGGCCCCGACAAGCGCCCCGACATCCCCGTCGAGCAGTTCGACCCGCCCGTCTGGTCGGCCCGACGCCACACGCAGGACCCCGAGGAGATCGAGCGGATCAAGCGCGTCGTCTACCGCTTCCGCCCCGAGCAGTTCCCCGACGAGCGCAAGAACGACGACGAGGGCGACCTGGTGCGCATGGGCGGCAAGGGCCTCGCCGCGCAGCCCCAGGCCCCCGCGCCCCCGCCCGCCAGAAAGGATGGCGCTACAAAACGCGAGGACTTTTGA
- a CDS encoding PEGA domain-containing protein — translation MDPNVRDRETVETTSPAERANRAWLCVFVGAAAIVLLAGGLALALSPALRARLLGRGAATVPLRVTSTPEGAEVFIDDHLVGTTPLTAQVTSGPHRVRLVRRGHRPWHEEVDAAITPQVAPTLASVRLARLLIESEPDRAEVLLNEERRGTTPLEIADIEAGTHTLRVVKDPLYQPATQHIELKEGETRRIVVHLESGLERLYEERIKKTPGKLSNYTELLHLHLLNEAGAKAASVVAQAAADLKSDEVTPTELGQFFQEVRKLVKGQAAALDAASRDQLFAALAGLLEKLVLAAPAEYPRYSDLVVLLSQAERFDDIYKICEKTVALPTGGGLVHYYVATACLGVGETTSAIRLLERAVQLKPALYTARLSLASAYHRAERLDDALRQYTEAEKAIASAAPYYQGTLHVGIARLMVSRKDIPAAIERFKKAIAIEAPPAYQCQWRLQFAELLLEQGKKSEATEQYNAILKLGPETDAGYTARRALRRLGDK, via the coding sequence ATGGACCCCAACGTCCGCGACCGCGAGACCGTGGAGACCACGAGCCCCGCCGAGAGGGCCAACCGCGCCTGGCTCTGCGTCTTCGTAGGCGCGGCGGCCATCGTCCTGCTCGCGGGGGGACTTGCGCTCGCGCTGTCGCCGGCGCTCCGTGCGCGTCTGCTCGGCCGCGGGGCCGCCACCGTGCCCTTGCGCGTGACCTCCACGCCCGAGGGCGCCGAGGTCTTCATTGACGACCACCTCGTGGGCACCACGCCCCTGACCGCACAGGTGACCTCCGGCCCCCACCGCGTGCGCCTGGTGCGCCGCGGCCACAGGCCCTGGCACGAGGAGGTGGATGCGGCCATCACGCCCCAAGTGGCCCCCACGCTGGCCAGCGTGAGGCTCGCCAGGCTCCTCATCGAATCCGAGCCCGACCGCGCCGAGGTGCTCCTCAACGAGGAACGGCGCGGCACCACTCCCCTCGAGATCGCCGACATCGAGGCGGGCACCCATACGCTCCGGGTGGTGAAGGATCCGCTCTACCAGCCGGCCACCCAGCACATCGAGCTCAAGGAGGGCGAGACGCGCCGCATCGTGGTGCACCTGGAGTCGGGCCTCGAGCGCCTCTACGAGGAGCGGATCAAGAAGACGCCCGGCAAGCTGAGCAACTACACCGAGCTGCTGCACCTGCACCTGCTCAACGAGGCGGGGGCGAAGGCCGCCTCCGTCGTGGCTCAGGCGGCCGCCGACCTCAAGAGCGACGAGGTGACGCCCACCGAACTGGGCCAATTCTTCCAGGAGGTCCGCAAGCTCGTCAAAGGCCAGGCGGCCGCCCTCGACGCGGCCAGCCGCGACCAGCTCTTCGCCGCCCTGGCCGGGCTGCTCGAGAAACTCGTCCTCGCCGCTCCCGCCGAATACCCCCGCTACAGCGACCTCGTCGTCCTCCTCTCCCAGGCCGAGCGCTTCGACGACATCTACAAGATCTGCGAGAAAACCGTCGCCCTGCCCACCGGCGGCGGCCTGGTGCACTACTACGTCGCCACCGCCTGCCTCGGCGTGGGCGAGACCACCAGCGCCATTCGCCTGCTCGAACGCGCGGTCCAGCTCAAGCCCGCGCTCTACACGGCCCGCCTCTCGCTCGCCTCCGCCTACCACCGCGCCGAGCGGCTCGACGACGCCCTCCGCCAGTACACCGAGGCCGAGAAGGCCATCGCCAGTGCTGCGCCCTACTACCAGGGCACGCTGCACGTGGGCATCGCCCGCCTCATGGTCTCGCGCAAGGACATTCCCGCCGCCATCGAGCGGTTCAAGAAGGCCATCGCCATCGAGGCCCCGCCCGCCTACCAGTGCCAGTGGCGGCTCCAGTTCGCCGAGCTCCTTCTCGAGCAAGGCAAGAAGAGCGAAGCCACCGAACAGTACAACGCCATCCTCAAGCTCGGCCCCGAGACCGACGCCGGCTACACCGCCCGCCGTGCCCTCCGCCGCCTCGGCGACAAATAG